Proteins from one Rosa chinensis cultivar Old Blush chromosome 7, RchiOBHm-V2, whole genome shotgun sequence genomic window:
- the LOC112177448 gene encoding late embryogenesis abundant protein At1g64065-like: protein MAEKSDHEMTYPLTPFDGYERIDGESFVSRDELQRKKRMKLFIYIAIFVVFQTIVITILALTVMQAHVPRALLNKIDVQTLNYNPATPSFNMSFTTEIWIKNINWGPFKFGSGIVQFFYQGTKNSKIIVPIGEAVIPSGKVKMRSTKKINVEVRLNSDGLQSHSSDLRSELNRGVIYLRSGVQLQGHLYLMYILKKSKYAVMDCEPDFDLSTKTVTIAHMHID, encoded by the coding sequence ATGGCTGAGAAGTCCGACCATGAGATGACTTATCCTTTAACCCCATTTGATGGTTACGAGCGAATTGATGGAGAGTCTTTTGTATCCAGAGATGAGCTCCAACGCAAGAAGAGAATGAAATTGTTTATCTATATTGCAATCTTCGTTGTGTTTCAGACCATAGTCATCACCATACTTGCTCTCACCGTCATGCAAGCTCACGTGCCCAGGGCCCTGTTGAACAAAATCGACGTCCAAACCCTCAACTATAACCCTGCAACACCTTCATTCAACATGAGCTTCACAACCGAAATCTGGATCAAGAACATAAATTGGGGCCCTTTTAAGTTTGGTTCAGGCATAGTTCAATTTTTTTACCAAGGTActaaaaattctaaaattatTGTTCCTATTGGGGAAGCTGTTATTCCAAGCGGCAAGGTTAAAATGCGTTCGACCAAGAAGATCAATGTCGAGGTGAGATTGAATTCCGATGGATTGCAAAGTCACAGTTCGGATCTCAGAAGTGAATTGAACAGAGGGGTGATATATCTTAGGAGTGGGGTTCAATTGCAAGGACATCTCTATTTGATGTATATATTGAAGAAATCCAAGTATGCTGTAATGGACTGTGAACCCGATTTTGATTTATCTACTAAGACAGTCACTATCGCTCATATGCATATTGATTAG